The proteins below come from a single Deferribacterota bacterium genomic window:
- the infC gene encoding translation initiation factor IF-3, which translates to MGRESTDKNVRINDRINYPNVRLILEDGKQFGVVKTEEALNMARERGLDLVEVAPQAKPPVCRIMDYGKYKFEQAKKDKEARKKQRLHQIEIKEIKLRPKIDEHDYNVKLKHIKRFLSAGNKVKLTVRYRGRERIFQEHGIRLIEKVLDDVSELGFAEKKSLEKGKPHIVIIAPKNNLKAGGEGEKN; encoded by the coding sequence ATAGGCAGAGAAAGTACAGACAAGAATGTTAGGATAAATGATAGGATTAATTATCCAAATGTGAGATTAATCCTTGAGGATGGCAAGCAATTTGGGGTTGTTAAAACTGAAGAGGCTTTGAATATGGCTAGAGAGAGAGGTTTAGATTTAGTTGAGGTTGCACCACAAGCTAAACCCCCAGTGTGCAGAATAATGGACTATGGTAAGTATAAATTTGAACAAGCAAAAAAGGATAAAGAAGCAAGAAAAAAACAAAGACTTCATCAAATAGAGATAAAGGAAATTAAGTTAAGGCCAAAAATTGATGAACATGATTATAATGTAAAACTAAAACATATAAAAAGATTTTTATCTGCAGGAAATAAAGTAAAGCTAACTGTTAGGTATAGAGGAAGGGAGAGAATATTTCAAGAACACGGTATAAGGCTTATTGAAAAGGTATTAGATGATGTGAGTGAACTAGGATTTGCCGAGAAAAAATCTTTAGAAAAGGGTAAACCCCATATTGTTATTATTGCTCCTAAAAATAATCTAAAAGCAGGAGGCGAAGGTGAGAAAAACTAA
- the rpmI gene encoding 50S ribosomal protein L35 yields the protein MRKTKTHSGAKKRFKITGNNKILFGRSGTRHLLSKKSSKRKRYLKLPAEFTGREKIKIKKILSVR from the coding sequence GTGAGAAAAACTAAAACTCATAGTGGTGCAAAAAAAAGGTTTAAGATTACAGGAAACAATAAAATATTGTTTGGAAGATCAGGAACAAGGCATTTATTATCTAAAAAAAGTTCAAAAAGAAAAAGATATTTAAAGTTGCCAGCCGAATTTACAGGCAGAGAAAAAATAAAAATAAAGAAAATATTATCAGTGAGGTAA
- the rplT gene encoding 50S ribosomal protein L20 encodes MPRAKGGFKTRRRRKKWLSLTKGFRGAPNNVYRLSRQAAERAQASAYRGRKQKKRDYRRLWVIRLNAALREENISYSRFIHLLRQNNIDINRKALSELSINDNESFKALVKKVKSMD; translated from the coding sequence ATGCCAAGGGCAAAAGGCGGATTTAAAACTAGGAGAAGAAGGAAGAAATGGCTTTCATTGACCAAAGGTTTTAGGGGAGCCCCAAATAATGTATATAGACTATCTAGGCAGGCTGCAGAAAGAGCTCAGGCCTCTGCTTATAGGGGGAGGAAACAGAAAAAAAGAGACTACAGAAGATTGTGGGTTATTAGATTAAATGCAGCTCTTAGAGAAGAGAATATCTCGTATAGCAGGTTTATACACCTATTAAGACAAAATAATATAGATATTAATAGGAAAGCTTTATCTGAATTATCTATTAATGACAATGAATCATTCAAAGCTCTTGTTAAAAAAGTAAAAAGCATGGATTAA
- the pheS gene encoding phenylalanine--tRNA ligase subunit alpha produces the protein MDRIFLEEIENINTYKDEIGAANNLEDLYSVKLKYLGKKGIITSLNKNLRDIPKEERRDYGRIIQETRKDFERLYLEKERELKRKAQNERLKGEFIDVSLPGFPFSCGCIHPITQIYYKIVNIFVSMGFEIAEGPEVEKEFYNFEALNIPKDHPARDMQDTFYIDQELLLRTHTSPVQVRVMEGKKPPIRIIAPGKVYRCDNDISHTPMFHQVEGLFVDKDVTFANLKATLISFIEKLFEDKRPVRFRPSYFPFTEPSAEVDIGCVVCDGKGCRLCGNTGWLEVLGCGMVHPNVFKAVHLDANKYSGYAFGLGIERIAMLLYRINDIRLFFENNLNFLRQF, from the coding sequence ATGGATAGAATTTTTTTAGAAGAGATTGAGAATATAAATACTTACAAAGATGAAATAGGTGCTGCAAATAATCTTGAAGATCTTTATAGTGTAAAACTTAAGTATTTGGGTAAAAAAGGCATAATAACAAGTTTAAATAAGAATTTGAGAGATATCCCAAAAGAGGAGAGGCGAGATTATGGTAGAATAATCCAAGAAACGAGGAAGGATTTTGAAAGGTTATATTTAGAAAAAGAAAGAGAATTAAAAAGAAAAGCTCAAAATGAGAGATTAAAAGGCGAGTTTATTGATGTATCTTTGCCAGGATTTCCCTTTTCATGTGGCTGCATTCATCCAATAACACAAATTTACTATAAAATTGTTAATATATTTGTTTCAATGGGTTTTGAGATCGCTGAGGGTCCTGAGGTAGAGAAAGAATTCTATAATTTTGAAGCCTTAAATATTCCTAAAGACCATCCAGCTAGGGACATGCAAGATACTTTTTATATCGACCAAGAATTATTATTAAGAACCCATACCTCTCCTGTGCAGGTAAGGGTAATGGAAGGTAAAAAACCTCCCATTAGAATAATTGCTCCAGGAAAAGTTTATAGATGTGATAATGATATTAGTCATACACCTATGTTCCATCAAGTTGAGGGTCTTTTTGTTGATAAAGATGTAACCTTTGCAAACCTTAAGGCAACATTAATTAGTTTTATTGAAAAACTATTTGAGGATAAGAGACCTGTTAGATTTAGGCCAAGCTATTTCCCTTTTACTGAACCAAGCGCAGAGGTTGACATAGGTTGTGTAGTTTGCGATGGAAAAGGGTGTAGGCTTTGTGGGAATACAGGTTGGCTTGAAGTATTAGGTTGTGGCATGGTCCATCCAAATGTATTTAAAGCTGTGCATTTAGATGCTAATAAATATAGTGGTTATGCCTTTGGCTTAGGAATTGAAAGAATTGCAATGTTATTATATCGCATTAATGATATAAGATTATTTTTTGAGAACAATCTTAATTTTTTGAGGCAATTTTGA
- the pheT gene encoding phenylalanine--tRNA ligase subunit beta, with the protein MLFSKRWAEQFVDISDLSTNDIVESLTMAGLEVESYDELFDVSDVVVAQIQESENIPSSSSLKYCRIYDGTKEYNVVCGAPSAKKGLKVAFARPFARLANNKEIKPLVISGIKSEGMLCSAADLGLESKSDDLLILDDKYDLGYDVNNIIELPDTIFDVSITPNRGDLLSIRGISRELASIFGKEFRDISFNLTSDLSESEFDSFSVNVEDSINCPLYIGKIIKDVEISNSPTIIASRLIKHGINIINNVVDISNYILIETNQPLHTFDLDLLEGNIIVRKARSGERLKLLDGREILLTSDELVIADSKKPVALAGIMGGENSAVNNSTSNIFLESAFFDSRIVRRTSKRFNISTDASYRFERGIDIGEVERLANYTSLFLQSFASGKIYKKTYKCQNVNIDKRNVYFNYDNINKLLGCNIDYSKQKEILNSLNIEILEHAEGHIAIVPTYRNDLERQADLAEEVARIYGYNNIPVTLPQISIDNNPPSIYVQEVRNLRYLLKTLGFSEVINYSFIDSDYLNNFDNTKNFLKLKNPLSKKMDVLRTHIFPSLISNIALNIRKGFRNINVFEISKIYTKYNNGVREEEHLSFAITEEFWPINWIMKEEVDGFYIIKGVLSNILHSFNIDYSVKRVEDLLAFLHPGKSGKIVIDNKEVGFIGEVHPDLINDLELRGRVFIVELILDKVFSNLRVRQVSYKQFSQYPPVYKDLSIVVRDNILAEDVILFIYKISDKISSVDLYDVYKGKGIKDNERSLTFRITFSDMNKTLTDNETNNILNNIIDCVTKEFQAELR; encoded by the coding sequence ATGTTATTCTCCAAAAGATGGGCAGAACAATTCGTTGATATATCAGATTTAAGCACTAATGATATAGTTGAATCTCTGACAATGGCAGGCCTAGAGGTTGAATCCTATGATGAACTTTTTGATGTTAGTGACGTAGTAGTTGCTCAGATTCAAGAGTCTGAAAATATACCCTCAAGCTCTAGTCTAAAATATTGCAGGATTTATGACGGTACAAAGGAATATAATGTAGTTTGTGGGGCACCCTCTGCAAAAAAAGGATTAAAAGTTGCCTTTGCAAGACCCTTTGCGAGATTGGCTAATAATAAGGAGATTAAACCATTAGTTATTAGTGGTATAAAATCTGAAGGAATGTTGTGTTCTGCAGCAGATTTGGGATTAGAATCAAAAAGTGATGATCTTTTAATCTTAGATGATAAATATGATTTAGGTTATGATGTTAATAATATCATTGAATTACCTGATACAATCTTTGATGTGTCAATTACACCAAACAGGGGTGATCTTTTAAGCATAAGAGGTATTTCTAGAGAGCTTGCGTCAATTTTTGGAAAAGAGTTTAGAGATATTTCCTTTAATTTAACCTCAGACTTGAGTGAATCTGAATTTGATAGTTTTAGTGTAAATGTAGAGGATAGCATTAATTGTCCTCTTTATATTGGTAAGATAATCAAAGATGTTGAGATTAGCAATTCACCTACTATTATTGCATCACGATTAATAAAACATGGGATAAATATAATAAATAATGTAGTTGATATTTCAAATTATATATTAATAGAAACTAATCAACCACTACATACCTTTGATTTAGATTTATTAGAAGGAAATATTATTGTTAGAAAAGCAAGAAGTGGGGAAAGACTAAAGCTTTTAGATGGTAGAGAAATATTATTAACTAGTGATGAGTTAGTTATTGCTGATAGCAAAAAACCTGTTGCTCTAGCTGGTATAATGGGGGGTGAAAATTCAGCCGTTAATAATAGTACTTCAAATATATTTTTAGAGAGTGCTTTTTTTGATAGTAGAATAGTAAGAAGGACTTCTAAGAGGTTTAATATATCAACAGATGCTTCCTATCGTTTTGAGAGAGGGATTGATATTGGTGAAGTTGAAAGACTAGCTAACTACACATCTTTATTTTTGCAGAGCTTTGCCAGTGGCAAGATATATAAAAAAACTTATAAGTGTCAGAATGTAAATATAGATAAAAGAAACGTTTATTTTAATTATGATAATATAAATAAATTATTGGGATGCAATATTGACTATAGTAAACAAAAGGAGATCTTAAATAGTTTAAATATAGAAATCTTAGAGCATGCTGAGGGGCATATTGCAATTGTTCCAACATATAGAAATGATCTTGAAAGACAAGCCGATCTTGCTGAGGAAGTTGCTAGGATATATGGTTATAATAATATTCCTGTTACACTTCCACAAATTTCTATTGATAATAATCCACCATCTATTTATGTACAGGAGGTTAGAAATCTTAGATATTTATTAAAAACACTTGGATTTTCAGAGGTCATTAATTATTCCTTTATTGATAGTGACTATTTAAATAACTTTGATAATACTAAGAATTTTTTAAAGCTAAAAAATCCCCTATCTAAGAAAATGGATGTATTGAGAACCCATATCTTTCCTTCACTAATTAGCAATATAGCATTAAATATTAGGAAGGGTTTTAGGAATATCAATGTTTTTGAGATATCTAAAATCTATACTAAATATAATAATGGAGTTAGAGAAGAGGAACACCTTTCTTTTGCAATAACTGAAGAATTTTGGCCTATCAATTGGATTATGAAAGAAGAGGTTGATGGTTTTTATATTATTAAAGGTGTATTATCAAATATCTTACACTCTTTCAATATAGATTATTCTGTAAAAAGGGTTGAGGACTTATTGGCTTTTCTACACCCAGGCAAATCTGGTAAAATTGTTATAGATAATAAAGAAGTTGGATTTATTGGTGAGGTGCACCCTGATTTGATAAATGATTTAGAATTGAGGGGTAGGGTTTTTATTGTAGAATTAATTTTGGATAAAGTATTTAGCAATCTAAGAGTTAGACAAGTTTCTTATAAACAATTTTCACAATATCCGCCAGTTTATAAGGATTTAAGTATTGTTGTAAGGGATAATATATTGGCAGAAGATGTAATCTTATTTATCTATAAGATATCAGATAAAATAAGTAGCGTTGATTTATATGATGTATATAAGGGTAAGGGGATTAAAGATAACGAAAGGAGTTTGACCTTTAGGATAACCTTTTCAGATATGAATAAAACCCTAACTGACAATGAAACAAATAATATATTAAATAATATAATTGATTGTGTTACTAAAGAATTTCAGGCTGAATTAAGATAG
- a CDS encoding RNA chaperone Hfq — MSLTANIEFIYLHNARLRYLELEFLLNKGVVYKSQIVDFDQYTINIKVEDFTYNIVKRDLQCVRPVKNVLVVDIDYISKTYYLAGVNSRVRHRRPPIQDIFLNEVRKYGLSVELLMKDLKVYRGKILGFDNFTILLNIDDIQHMFYKNNILEVYPLEQKFEIIKYVEEKSNG; from the coding sequence ATGTCATTAACTGCTAATATTGAATTTATATACTTACATAATGCACGTTTGCGTTATCTTGAGCTTGAATTTCTTTTAAATAAAGGTGTTGTATATAAATCTCAGATTGTTGATTTTGATCAGTATACAATTAATATAAAAGTAGAAGATTTTACCTATAATATTGTTAAAAGAGATCTGCAATGTGTTAGACCTGTAAAAAATGTTCTTGTTGTTGATATTGATTATATAAGTAAAACATATTATTTAGCTGGAGTAAATTCTAGGGTGAGGCATAGAAGACCTCCAATACAGGATATATTTTTAAATGAAGTAAGAAAATATGGTCTTTCAGTTGAATTACTAATGAAAGATTTAAAAGTTTATAGAGGCAAAATATTAGGTTTTGATAATTTTACTATTCTATTAAATATAGATGATATACAACATATGTTTTATAAAAATAATATATTGGAAGTGTATCCTTTGGAACAAAAATTTGAAATAATAAAATATGTAGAAGAGAAGTCTAATGGATGA
- a CDS encoding response regulator: MDDKEKLILIVDDEEHTRLGYAEVLRLDGYDVDVAEDGDVGFRKALANEYDVIVTDLRMPKSDGISFVQRLREKGINTPVIVITAFGSYKTYKSSKNLGVIEYLNKPIRAKDLKSAIEKVLS; encoded by the coding sequence ATGGATGATAAAGAAAAGCTTATACTTATAGTTGATGATGAAGAGCATACAAGGTTAGGTTATGCAGAAGTATTAAGGCTTGATGGGTATGATGTCGATGTTGCCGAAGATGGTGATGTTGGTTTTAGAAAAGCACTAGCAAATGAGTATGATGTTATTGTTACAGATTTACGCATGCCCAAAAGCGATGGCATCTCTTTTGTTCAGAGGTTAAGGGAAAAAGGCATTAATACCCCAGTAATCGTCATAACAGCATTTGGGAGTTATAAAACGTATAAATCATCTAAAAATTTAGGTGTTATAGAGTATTTAAATAAGCCAATTAGGGCAAAAGATCTAAAAAGTGCAATCGAGAAAGTTCTTAGTTAA